In Streptacidiphilus sp. P02-A3a, the DNA window TCCCGCCGGAAGGTTTCGCCGTAGCATCCCCTGGAACCGAGCGATATTGGCGCTTCCGTTCCTCGGGATCGTCTTCGTGCTGGCGCTCGACGCCGCCAGCCGCAGCCCGAAGGTCACGTTCGAGCCGGCGCTCACGGTGGGGCCCGCGCTGGCGGCGGTGGTCAGCAACAAGACCTGGTACCCGGCCCTGATCGGCGGGATCACGGTGGGCGTGGCCTTCGGCCTCTCCGCCCACGACGGCACCCTGGGGCAGTCCGTGCACGGGGCCAGCGTGGTGGCGATCGTGCTGATCAGCGCCATCGGCGCGGCCAGTGTGATGCTGCGGAACCGGCAGGAGCAGGAGCTGGCGGACGCCCGGCTGGTCTCCGAGGTGGCCCAGCGGGTACTGCTGCGCTCCATCCCGGAGCGGATCGGCCCGGTCCGGGCGGCGGTGCACTACGCCGCCGCCGCCGCGCACGCCAGCATCGGCGGGGACCTCTACGAGGTGGTGCAGACCCGCTACGGGGTGCGCGCGGTGATCGGCGACGTGCGCGGCAAGGGGCTGGGCGCGGTGGAGACCGCCGCCGCCGTGCTCGGGGCCTTCCGCGAGGCCGCCCACCAGGAGCCGGATCTGGACAAGGTGGCCACCTGGCTGGCGGTGA includes these proteins:
- a CDS encoding PP2C family protein-serine/threonine phosphatase, giving the protein MALPFLGIVFVLALDAASRSPKVTFEPALTVGPALAAVVSNKTWYPALIGGITVGVAFGLSAHDGTLGQSVHGASVVAIVLISAIGAASVMLRNRQEQELADARLVSEVAQRVLLRSIPERIGPVRAAVHYAAAAAHASIGGDLYEVVQTRYGVRAVIGDVRGKGLGAVETAAAVLGAFREAAHQEPDLDKVATWLAVSLDRALRESDHEGVDEEFVTLVLVGVRTDGVAEVVNCGHPAPLLLRGDDIALLLEAEVQVPPLGVLDPSEVRPPVLRFPFEAGDRLLLYTDGVIEARDSWGVFYPLADRLPECAVADDPADLLERVHEDVRRHVGRQLGDDAAMLLLQYEPLAQPWVLPPEASTAYVALHKVGRPRGGAPAER